A single genomic interval of Microbacterium sp. LWO14-1.2 harbors:
- a CDS encoding SDR family NAD(P)-dependent oxidoreductase, producing MQIQGSSALVTGGASGLGLATARALAAEGAVVTILDLPSSAGAEIAHELGGVFSPGDVTNAEDAAAAARAAQDAAPLRIVVNCAGIAPPAKVLDREGNPAVLADFERIVRINLVGTFNVLSQAAAVIAKNDPVEGGDRGVVVNTASVAAFDGQIGQPAYSASKGGVHAMTLPVARELARYGIRVCTIAPGIMETPMLMGLPQEAQDSLGTQVPYPSRLGRPDEYASLVRQIVENGYLNGETIRLDGAIRMAPK from the coding sequence ATGCAGATCCAGGGATCCAGCGCTCTCGTCACCGGCGGCGCGTCGGGCCTCGGCCTCGCCACCGCGCGGGCGCTCGCCGCCGAGGGGGCCGTCGTCACGATCCTCGACCTCCCGTCGTCCGCCGGCGCGGAGATCGCCCACGAGCTCGGCGGCGTGTTCAGCCCCGGCGACGTGACGAACGCCGAGGACGCCGCAGCAGCCGCCCGTGCCGCACAGGACGCCGCTCCGCTGCGCATCGTCGTGAACTGCGCGGGTATCGCGCCCCCGGCCAAGGTGCTCGACCGCGAGGGCAACCCGGCGGTGCTCGCCGACTTCGAACGCATCGTGCGCATCAACCTCGTCGGCACGTTCAACGTGCTGTCCCAGGCCGCAGCCGTCATCGCGAAGAACGACCCCGTCGAGGGCGGTGACCGCGGCGTGGTCGTGAACACCGCGAGCGTCGCCGCGTTCGACGGCCAGATCGGGCAGCCCGCCTACTCGGCGTCGAAGGGCGGCGTCCACGCCATGACCCTCCCCGTCGCGCGCGAGCTCGCCCGCTACGGCATTCGCGTGTGCACGATCGCACCCGGCATCATGGAGACCCCGATGCTGATGGGACTGCCGCAGGAGGCCCAGGACTCGCTCGGCACCCAGGTGCCGTATCCGTCGCGGCTCGGCCGGCCCGACGAGTACGCATCGCTCGTGCGCCAGATCGTCGAGAACGGCTACCTCAACGGCGAGACGATCCGCCTCGACGGCGCGATCCGCATGGCGCCGAAGTGA
- a CDS encoding hemolysin family protein: protein MMGDLLWNIALVFVFVLVGGVFAATEMALVTLRESQINAIAARGRRGAKVAGLARNPNTFLSAVQIGVTVAGFASAAYGATSIAPSVAPLLQSLGLDEQLSFTLATVILTLLIAYLSLVLGELVPKRLAIQRNAQFAYAVAPVLDGFATVMRPVIWLLSVSTNALVRLLGGDPHKTADELSEEELRDIVATHQSLPDDERRILDDVLSLRDRQVSEVMRPRPEVVALDGTATIAESMAQVTELPFSRYPVVDASIDDIVGFVHVRDLFEAAVADPSRTVDSLARPVEYLPSTARVLPTLTRLRAAGHHIAVVVDEYGGTDGIVTLEDLVEEVVGEIFDEYDTEDRIPAAGGSLDGRLNLGDFAEITGIALPRGASDTVAGFVTEMLGRLAVVGDSVEVPGATIRVTAVDRRRISEIRVVLHDESGSSDSTDAAEGAPA from the coding sequence ATGATGGGCGACCTGCTGTGGAACATCGCACTCGTCTTCGTCTTCGTCCTCGTCGGCGGCGTGTTCGCCGCGACGGAGATGGCCCTCGTCACGCTGCGGGAGAGCCAGATCAACGCGATCGCCGCCCGCGGGCGCCGCGGCGCGAAGGTCGCGGGCCTCGCCCGCAACCCGAACACGTTCCTCTCGGCCGTGCAGATCGGCGTCACGGTGGCCGGCTTCGCGTCGGCCGCTTACGGTGCGACCTCGATCGCGCCGTCGGTCGCGCCGCTCCTGCAGTCGCTCGGCCTCGACGAGCAGCTGTCGTTCACGCTCGCGACCGTCATCCTGACCCTGCTGATCGCGTACCTGTCGCTCGTCCTCGGCGAGCTCGTGCCGAAGCGTCTGGCGATCCAGCGCAACGCGCAGTTCGCCTACGCCGTGGCTCCGGTGCTCGACGGCTTCGCGACCGTGATGCGCCCGGTGATCTGGCTGCTCTCGGTCTCGACCAACGCGCTCGTGCGTCTGCTCGGCGGTGATCCTCACAAGACCGCCGACGAGCTGAGCGAGGAGGAGCTGCGCGACATCGTCGCGACGCACCAGAGCCTCCCCGACGACGAGCGCCGCATCCTCGACGACGTGCTGTCGCTGCGCGACCGCCAGGTCAGCGAGGTCATGCGCCCGAGGCCCGAGGTCGTCGCGCTCGACGGCACGGCCACGATCGCCGAATCGATGGCGCAGGTCACGGAGCTGCCGTTCTCGCGGTACCCCGTGGTCGACGCCTCGATCGACGACATCGTCGGCTTCGTGCACGTGCGCGACCTGTTCGAGGCTGCGGTGGCCGATCCGTCACGGACGGTCGACAGCCTCGCGCGTCCGGTCGAGTACCTGCCGTCGACCGCGCGGGTGCTGCCGACGCTCACCCGGCTGCGTGCGGCCGGCCACCACATCGCCGTCGTCGTCGACGAGTACGGCGGCACCGACGGCATCGTCACTCTCGAGGACCTCGTGGAGGAGGTCGTCGGCGAGATCTTCGACGAGTACGACACCGAGGACCGCATCCCCGCCGCCGGCGGGTCGCTCGACGGCCGCCTCAATCTCGGCGACTTCGCCGAGATCACCGGGATCGCGCTGCCGCGCGGGGCGTCGGACACGGTCGCGGGCTTCGTGACAGAGATGCTCGGCCGCCTCGCGGTGGTGGGCGACTCGGTCGAGGTGCCCGGCGCGACGATCCGCGTGACCGCGGTGGACCGCCGACGCATCTCGGAGATCCGGGTCGTGCTGCACGACGAGTCCGGCTCGTCGGACAGCACGGATGCCGCCGAGGGCGCCCCGGCCTGA
- a CDS encoding aminoglycoside 3'-phosphotransferase encodes MSIPEAALPVPEIVRSLAGGAALTPVWRNSLGGVTFRTDDGRYIKWGPHDAEANMRDEAERMRWARRWTTVPEVLDQGQDAAHEWLVTTALPGRSAVDPRWVADPATAVPAVGAGLRALHDALPAAECPWSWDPASRIANAAQRGIRVPDDLRVPPPVDMLVVCHGDACVPNTLLDDDGRPLGHVDLAALGVADRWADIAVASMSTEWNYGRGWEDALIEAYGVAPDRARIDYYRRLWNET; translated from the coding sequence ATGAGCATCCCCGAGGCGGCGCTGCCGGTGCCCGAGATCGTCCGCTCGCTCGCGGGCGGCGCCGCGCTCACGCCCGTGTGGCGGAACTCCCTCGGCGGCGTGACCTTCCGCACCGACGACGGCCGCTACATCAAGTGGGGCCCGCACGATGCCGAGGCGAACATGCGCGACGAGGCGGAGCGGATGCGGTGGGCTCGCCGCTGGACGACGGTCCCCGAGGTCCTGGACCAGGGTCAGGATGCCGCGCACGAGTGGCTCGTGACGACGGCGCTGCCCGGCCGCAGCGCCGTCGACCCGCGATGGGTCGCGGATCCTGCCACGGCGGTGCCAGCCGTCGGCGCGGGGCTCCGCGCGCTGCACGACGCCCTGCCGGCCGCCGAGTGCCCGTGGTCGTGGGACCCGGCGTCGCGCATCGCGAACGCGGCGCAGCGCGGCATCCGCGTCCCTGACGATCTGCGGGTTCCGCCGCCGGTCGACATGCTCGTGGTGTGCCACGGCGACGCCTGCGTGCCGAACACGCTGCTCGACGACGACGGCCGGCCACTCGGCCATGTCGACCTCGCCGCGCTCGGCGTCGCCGACCGCTGGGCCGACATCGCGGTCGCCTCGATGAGCACCGAGTGGAACTACGGACGCGGGTGGGAGGACGCCCTCATCGAGGCGTACGGCGTCGCACCCGACCGCGCGAGGATCGACTACTACCGGCGGCTCTGGAACGAGACCTGA
- a CDS encoding energy-coupling factor transporter transmembrane component T, which yields MIDPLTARVDRTGPIAPRSALAKLAAALLIALPLVLTIDVVSASVALLLEIPLLLLAGLRPREFWLRTAVLWIAAPLSAVTIALYGATSGTVHVEWLVMRVSDGSLALAAATAVRVLAIGLPAVVLFVTVDPTDLADDLAQRLRLPARFVVGALAGMRMLGLLADDWRALALARRARGVADEGRVRRALGMAFALFVLAIRRGSSLATAMEARGFGGSGARSWARPSRWDRRDTALVVVAAVIPVAAIAVAVVTGAWNFILGPTA from the coding sequence TTGATCGACCCGCTGACCGCCCGCGTCGACCGTACAGGGCCCATCGCTCCCCGCTCCGCGCTCGCCAAGCTCGCCGCCGCGCTGCTGATCGCTCTGCCGCTCGTGCTGACGATCGACGTCGTCTCGGCATCCGTCGCCCTGCTGCTCGAGATCCCGCTGTTGCTGCTCGCGGGGCTGAGGCCGCGGGAGTTCTGGCTGCGCACCGCCGTGCTCTGGATCGCCGCACCGCTCAGCGCGGTCACGATCGCCCTCTACGGCGCGACGAGCGGCACGGTTCACGTCGAGTGGCTCGTGATGAGGGTCAGCGACGGGTCGCTCGCGCTCGCCGCCGCCACCGCGGTTCGTGTGCTGGCGATCGGCCTCCCGGCTGTCGTGCTGTTCGTCACGGTCGATCCGACCGATCTCGCCGACGACCTCGCGCAGCGCCTGCGCCTGCCCGCCCGGTTCGTCGTGGGCGCGCTCGCCGGGATGCGGATGCTGGGACTCCTGGCCGACGACTGGCGTGCCCTGGCGCTGGCGAGGCGCGCGCGGGGGGTCGCCGACGAGGGCAGGGTGCGCCGGGCGCTCGGCATGGCGTTCGCCCTGTTCGTGCTGGCGATCCGTCGCGGCTCGTCACTGGCCACGGCCATGGAGGCGCGCGGGTTCGGCGGCTCCGGTGCCCGGTCGTGGGCGCGTCCGTCGCGGTGGGACCGCAGGGACACGGCGCTCGTCGTCGTGGCGGCGGTCATCCCGGTCGCCGCGATCGCGGTCGCCGTGGTCACGGGCGCGTGGAACTTCATCCTCGGTCCGACCGCCTGA
- a CDS encoding ATP-binding cassette domain-containing protein, whose protein sequence is MTAAVQPAALEARGWGWRYATRRRWAVRDVELRIEPGERVLLLGASGSGKSTLLQGFGGVLGGADEGETLGQLLVDGQAPVDARGRVGMVLQDPDTQTILARVGDDVAFGCENLGVPRDEIWARVREALDAVQLDVALDRSTAALSGGQKQRLALAGVLAMRPGAILLDEPTANLDPAGVDEVRDAVGAALDRTGATLVVIEHRIDVWLPLVTRVIVLGAGDDSTVVLADGTPEAVLGARGAELAASGVWVPGHPPALPPAPRTEPGEPLIETRALRVSRRRGLPVAGPFDLAVHAGEVLGITGPNGAGKSTLGLTLAGLIPAEEGAVRATPSLAAGETPDPLAWSSRALLTRIATVLQTPEHQLLAKTVREELAVGPRALRLAPDEIASRTDDLLDRLRLRALADANPYTLSGGEKRRLTVAAAIATRPRMLVLDEPTFGQDAVTWAELVGLMAALRDEGTAIVAISHDEAVLSALHARRIEVGR, encoded by the coding sequence GGGCAAGTCCACCCTGCTGCAGGGATTCGGCGGCGTGCTGGGCGGAGCCGACGAGGGTGAGACCCTCGGGCAGCTCCTCGTCGACGGGCAGGCCCCCGTGGATGCGCGCGGACGCGTCGGCATGGTGCTGCAGGACCCCGACACGCAGACGATCCTGGCGCGGGTCGGCGACGACGTCGCGTTCGGCTGCGAGAACCTCGGCGTCCCGAGGGACGAGATCTGGGCCCGCGTGCGCGAGGCGCTGGATGCCGTGCAGCTCGACGTCGCGCTCGACCGCTCGACAGCGGCACTGTCCGGCGGACAGAAGCAGCGCCTCGCGCTGGCCGGCGTGCTTGCCATGCGCCCCGGCGCGATCCTCCTGGACGAGCCGACCGCGAACCTCGACCCGGCGGGTGTGGACGAGGTGCGGGATGCCGTCGGCGCAGCGCTCGACCGCACCGGGGCGACGCTCGTGGTGATCGAGCACCGCATCGACGTGTGGCTGCCCCTCGTGACCAGGGTGATCGTGCTCGGCGCGGGCGACGACAGCACGGTGGTACTGGCCGACGGCACACCCGAGGCCGTGCTGGGCGCCCGTGGCGCCGAGCTCGCGGCATCCGGCGTCTGGGTCCCCGGCCACCCGCCTGCTCTTCCTCCTGCGCCGCGCACGGAGCCGGGGGAACCTCTGATCGAGACTCGGGCCCTGCGGGTCTCGCGTCGCCGGGGACTGCCGGTCGCCGGCCCGTTCGACCTCGCGGTGCACGCGGGCGAGGTGCTGGGCATCACCGGGCCGAACGGTGCGGGCAAGTCGACGCTGGGACTCACGCTCGCCGGGCTGATCCCCGCCGAGGAGGGAGCAGTGCGTGCGACGCCGTCGCTCGCCGCGGGCGAGACGCCCGATCCTCTCGCCTGGTCGTCGCGGGCACTGCTGACGCGCATCGCGACGGTGCTGCAGACGCCGGAGCATCAGCTGCTCGCCAAGACGGTTCGCGAGGAGCTAGCGGTCGGCCCCCGCGCCCTGCGGCTCGCTCCCGACGAGATCGCGTCCCGCACAGACGACCTGCTCGACCGCCTGCGGCTCCGCGCCCTCGCGGACGCCAACCCGTACACGCTGTCCGGCGGTGAGAAGCGGAGGCTGACGGTGGCGGCGGCGATCGCCACCCGGCCGCGCATGCTCGTGCTCGACGAGCCCACCTTCGGACAGGATGCCGTGACGTGGGCCGAGCTGGTGGGCCTCATGGCCGCTCTCCGCGACGAGGGCACCGCGATCGTCGCGATCAGTCATGACGAGGCCGTGCTCAGCGCTCTGCACGCCAGACGGATCGAGGTCGGACGTTGA
- a CDS encoding NAD(P)-dependent oxidoreductase translates to MSALAGKTILMSGGSRGIGLAIALRAAADGANIAMLAKTDSPHPKLEGTVHTAAEQIRAAGGQALPIVGDVRDDDDITEAVLKTQGEFGGIDIVVNNASVIDLSRSLELGAKKYDLMQDVNVRGTFMLSRAAIPMLKDAENPHILSLSPPLNPTPRWLGAHTGYTLAKFGMTMVTLGLAAEFARDGIAANTLWPRTTIATAAVQNLLGGDKVMAASRTAEIYADAAYSVLTKPAGGYTGQTLIVEDVLEADGVTDFSRYAAVQGTPDDRLFPDIFLD, encoded by the coding sequence ATGAGCGCACTGGCAGGCAAGACCATCCTCATGTCGGGCGGCAGCCGCGGCATCGGCCTCGCGATCGCCCTGCGTGCCGCGGCCGACGGCGCGAACATCGCGATGCTCGCGAAGACCGACTCCCCGCATCCGAAGCTCGAGGGCACGGTGCACACCGCGGCGGAGCAGATCCGCGCGGCGGGCGGGCAGGCGCTGCCGATCGTCGGCGACGTCCGTGACGACGACGACATCACCGAGGCCGTGCTGAAGACCCAGGGCGAGTTCGGCGGCATCGACATCGTCGTCAACAACGCCAGCGTCATCGACCTCTCTCGGTCGCTGGAGCTCGGAGCCAAGAAGTACGACCTCATGCAGGACGTGAACGTGCGCGGCACCTTCATGCTGTCGCGCGCCGCGATCCCCATGCTCAAGGATGCCGAGAACCCGCACATCCTGTCGCTGTCGCCGCCCCTCAACCCGACGCCGAGATGGCTCGGCGCGCACACCGGCTACACGCTCGCGAAGTTCGGCATGACCATGGTCACACTGGGTCTCGCGGCGGAGTTCGCCCGCGACGGCATCGCCGCCAACACCCTCTGGCCGCGCACGACCATCGCGACCGCGGCCGTGCAGAACCTGCTCGGCGGAGACAAGGTCATGGCCGCGAGCCGCACCGCCGAGATCTATGCCGACGCCGCCTACTCGGTGCTGACCAAGCCCGCCGGCGGGTACACGGGGCAGACGCTCATCGTGGAGGACGTGCTCGAGGCCGACGGCGTCACCGACTTCTCGCGGTACGCGGCGGTGCAGGGCACCCCCGACGATCGCCTCTTCCCCGACATCTTCCTGGACTGA
- a CDS encoding TerC family protein, which yields MNITPLVWIITILVTIAFFVYEFFAHVRKPHEPTVGESARWSAFYIGLALLFGVGIGVVSGWEFGGEYFAGYLTEKALSIDNLFVFLIVMAGFAVPRIYQQKVLMIGIVIALIMRGAFIALGATLIENFSWIFYLFGALLLVLAYRQAFAGGDHNPADGRFMRFVRRILPVSDEYAGDRLTVVKAGRRFVTPMFLVIIAIGFVDLIFAVDSIPAIYGLTEEAYIVFTANAFALMGLRQLYFLIGGLLERLVYLAQGLAVILAFIGVKLVLHAMHVNELPFINGGEPMLWAPEIPIWFSLVFIGATIAVATVASLAKTRRDDRRAALDSSSAGTPADTTPRTDKDPS from the coding sequence GTGAACATCACCCCCCTCGTCTGGATCATCACGATCCTCGTCACGATCGCCTTCTTCGTGTACGAGTTCTTCGCGCACGTCCGCAAGCCGCACGAGCCCACCGTCGGCGAGTCCGCCCGCTGGTCGGCCTTCTACATCGGCCTCGCCCTGCTGTTCGGCGTCGGCATCGGAGTGGTCTCCGGGTGGGAATTCGGCGGAGAGTACTTCGCCGGCTACCTGACCGAGAAGGCGCTGTCGATCGACAACCTGTTCGTCTTCCTCATCGTGATGGCCGGTTTCGCGGTGCCGCGCATCTATCAGCAGAAGGTGCTGATGATCGGCATCGTGATCGCGCTCATCATGCGCGGCGCGTTCATCGCCCTGGGCGCCACGCTCATCGAGAACTTCTCCTGGATCTTCTACCTGTTCGGCGCCCTGCTGCTCGTGCTCGCGTACCGCCAGGCGTTCGCGGGCGGCGACCACAACCCCGCCGACGGCCGCTTCATGCGGTTCGTCCGCCGCATCCTTCCCGTCAGCGACGAGTACGCCGGAGACCGCCTCACCGTCGTCAAGGCGGGTCGCCGCTTCGTGACGCCGATGTTCCTCGTCATCATCGCGATCGGCTTCGTCGACCTGATCTTCGCCGTCGACTCGATCCCCGCGATCTACGGCCTCACCGAGGAGGCGTACATCGTCTTCACGGCCAATGCGTTCGCCCTGATGGGCCTGCGTCAGCTGTACTTCCTCATCGGCGGTCTGCTCGAGCGCCTCGTGTACCTGGCTCAGGGACTCGCCGTCATCCTCGCCTTCATCGGCGTCAAGCTCGTGCTCCACGCGATGCACGTCAACGAGCTGCCGTTCATCAACGGCGGCGAGCCGATGCTGTGGGCCCCCGAGATCCCGATCTGGTTCTCGCTCGTCTTCATCGGCGCGACGATCGCCGTCGCCACCGTCGCGAGCCTCGCCAAGACCCGACGCGACGACCGTCGCGCCGCCCTCGACTCGTCCTCCGCAGGCACTCCCGCCGACACCACCCCTCGCACAGACAAGGACCCCTCGTGA